From the Polaribacter tangerinus genome, the window TTTTATTGTTAATAGCCCTAACACCCTCAACCACATTTGCACCTAGTACCTCCTCTATCTCTGTGTTGTAAAGTACTTCTATATTTTCAGTTTTGTTCACACGATGCTGCATTGCTTTAGAAGCTCTCATAAAATCTTTACGAACTAACATGGTTACTTTTCTACAAATATTAGCTAAGTAAGTAGCTTCTTCTGCAGCAGTATCTCCTGCGCCTACGACAACTACATCCTGACCTTTATAAAAAAATCCGTCGCAAGTTGCACATGCCGAAACACCTCCACCCATTAAACGTTTTTCACTTTCTAAACCTAAATATTTTGCTGTTGCTCCCGTAGAAATAATAATAGTTTCTGCTTCGATATGTTTATTATCATCAACAACAACTTTATGAATTCCTCCTACTTTATCACTTAAATCGACTTTAGTTACTACTCCAAAGCGTACATCAGTCCCAAAACGCTCCGCTTGCTTTTTTAAATCTTCCATCATTGCAGTACCATCAGTTCCATTTGCATATCCTGGAAAATTATCTACCTCTGTTGTAGTGGTTAACTGCCCACCCATTTGCATTCCTGTGTACATAATTGGCTTCATATCTGCTCTA encodes:
- the trxB gene encoding thioredoxin-disulfide reductase; this translates as MSENIEKIKCLIIGSGPAGYTAAIYAARADMKPIMYTGMQMGGQLTTTTEVDNFPGYANGTDGTAMMEDLKKQAERFGTDVRFGVVTKVDLSDKVGGIHKVVVDDNKHIEAETIIISTGATAKYLGLESEKRLMGGGVSACATCDGFFYKGQDVVVVGAGDTAAEEATYLANICRKVTMLVRKDFMRASKAMQHRVNKTENIEVLYNTEIEEVLGANVVEGVRAINNKTKETHDIPVTGVFIAIGHTPNSDLFKGVLDMDETGYLITKGKTTKTNLPGVFAAGDIQDKEYRQAVTAAGTGCMAALDAERYLGSLE